One region of Coraliomargarita parva genomic DNA includes:
- a CDS encoding type I restriction endonuclease subunit R, which produces MLFSFQRTDGEFVIGKRTAVETVVRDELINLWRFPFIYAEAARFIGDQEAILKAEKATARLLKNPRSERKELGPFVAGESNRKDLQLDEKNHVEEPLLEHLAKLDWTVLRLEMHSQTAAETGRRDFSQVVLEKRLTDAIVRINDWIEPDQVEEVVRRLCDFQSPSLIESNKQVLTWITEGIGVAENRKAGEPSPTVRIVDFSPNSTKNDWLAVSQLKVKIPGRDQHIIPDVVLFLNGLPIVVIECKSPKVEEPIAEAIDQLLRYSEQRGATGEGNAALFFYNQFVVATCREQAKFGTITTHTERHFYRWSDPWPFSLDEVAEQTAKEGSAGSPCDQARLTAGMCAHKNLLSLLQSFTLFTTDARGRTRKVVARYQQFRAVHKVLERMTNGETPAQRGGIVWHTQGSGKSLTMVFVVRELRRRNALLDWKVVFVTDRTQLEEQLSETSQSIGQTVVAAENISHLKELIRDPSSNCVMAMVQKFQERDLKAIFPVLNASPKILIMIDEAHRTQYGLLKANLERAMPNATNVAYTGTPIEKTERTFGAYIDYYTMRQAQEDGVTLEIVYEGRTHSASVSDAKAMDAKFQDVFSEYRLDERLQILGHGTRDAYLDAKTTIEAKARDMVRHFARQVFPGGYKAQVVANSRIAAVRYAEALREAIAEEVKSLAEDNPLQVNADELNAVEVALVITWGNNDEAEIKDAMRNVDIEKSVKRFKMPFEAEENSGGETLNGRIGIVVVTEMLVTGFDAPVEQVLYLDRVIKDHGLLQAIARVNRVYDEGKDCGFVVDYVGVGNNLRKALDAYAQKEQQEVIECLTPASELIGDLKQALDETLEILARNGLSDTTETEAFYDLFYDEDIRFEYLTAFRKLTHAFNKALPRAEALDYFHTYQRLGAVNELASQFLKDDRLSMKGVPKKLRAITDEFLESQGIEQKVAPISVFDPEFQKQAAQRNRSKTKAAEVEHAVRHHIEVNYDEDPELFASFAQELERILQEFAGNWDAIWKEMEKLRQKLMAKEQEETHGLDRKRGMRIFRIIKAELFGETPPDEEQIAKLVNLTQLVFQTVQTEVRQAGFWGAPAKQARLKGELQKILIGEDFVNFGPMWDKKATIISRIMEWARLNHKLVIRP; this is translated from the coding sequence ATGCTGTTCAGCTTTCAACGGACTGACGGTGAGTTCGTGATCGGAAAGAGAACCGCTGTCGAAACGGTTGTCCGAGATGAGTTGATCAATCTTTGGAGGTTTCCTTTCATTTACGCAGAGGCGGCAAGGTTTATCGGCGACCAGGAGGCCATTCTTAAGGCGGAGAAGGCAACCGCACGTCTTCTCAAAAATCCCCGATCTGAACGCAAGGAATTGGGTCCGTTTGTCGCAGGGGAGTCAAACCGCAAAGACCTCCAACTCGACGAGAAGAATCACGTAGAAGAACCGCTATTGGAGCATCTTGCCAAGCTGGACTGGACCGTGCTCCGGCTGGAGATGCACTCCCAGACCGCGGCCGAAACGGGGCGGCGGGACTTCTCCCAAGTGGTGCTGGAGAAGCGCCTCACCGACGCCATTGTCAGAATCAACGATTGGATCGAGCCGGATCAGGTGGAGGAAGTGGTGCGGCGCTTGTGCGATTTTCAAAGTCCGTCGCTCATCGAGAGCAACAAGCAGGTTCTGACGTGGATCACCGAAGGCATCGGCGTTGCTGAGAACAGGAAGGCCGGCGAGCCCAGCCCGACGGTGCGGATAGTGGATTTCTCTCCCAATTCCACCAAGAACGACTGGCTGGCGGTGAGTCAGCTGAAAGTGAAGATTCCAGGTCGAGACCAGCATATCATTCCGGATGTGGTGCTTTTCCTGAACGGGCTCCCCATCGTGGTGATCGAGTGCAAGAGCCCGAAGGTCGAGGAACCCATCGCGGAAGCAATCGACCAGCTTCTCCGTTACAGCGAACAAAGGGGCGCGACCGGCGAAGGCAACGCGGCACTGTTCTTCTACAACCAGTTCGTGGTGGCAACCTGTCGCGAACAGGCGAAGTTCGGCACGATCACCACGCACACGGAACGGCACTTTTACCGCTGGAGCGATCCTTGGCCGTTCTCGTTGGATGAGGTGGCTGAACAAACCGCCAAGGAAGGCTCGGCCGGATCTCCCTGCGATCAGGCCCGGCTTACCGCCGGGATGTGTGCGCACAAGAACCTGCTTTCGCTGCTGCAATCCTTCACCCTCTTCACGACGGATGCCCGGGGACGCACCCGGAAAGTGGTGGCTCGCTACCAGCAATTTCGCGCCGTTCACAAGGTGCTTGAACGCATGACCAATGGCGAGACCCCCGCCCAACGTGGTGGAATCGTCTGGCATACGCAGGGATCGGGGAAATCGCTGACGATGGTATTCGTCGTGCGGGAGCTTCGACGCCGGAATGCCTTACTTGATTGGAAGGTGGTGTTTGTGACCGACCGGACGCAGTTGGAAGAACAATTGAGCGAGACGAGCCAGAGCATCGGGCAGACAGTCGTTGCGGCAGAGAATATCTCGCACCTCAAAGAATTGATTCGTGACCCATCCTCCAATTGCGTCATGGCGATGGTGCAGAAGTTTCAGGAACGAGATCTGAAGGCGATTTTTCCCGTCCTGAACGCGAGCCCGAAGATCCTCATCATGATCGACGAGGCGCACCGAACTCAATACGGGCTGCTCAAAGCGAATCTGGAGCGGGCCATGCCCAACGCGACCAATGTCGCCTATACCGGCACTCCGATCGAAAAGACGGAGCGGACATTCGGTGCCTACATCGATTACTACACGATGCGGCAGGCGCAGGAGGACGGTGTGACTCTGGAGATCGTGTATGAAGGTCGCACCCACTCCGCGAGCGTCTCTGACGCGAAGGCAATGGACGCCAAGTTCCAGGATGTCTTTTCCGAATATCGGCTGGATGAACGCCTGCAGATTCTCGGCCACGGAACTCGTGATGCGTATCTTGACGCGAAGACCACCATCGAGGCCAAGGCTCGCGACATGGTGCGGCACTTTGCGCGACAAGTGTTTCCAGGAGGCTACAAGGCTCAGGTGGTTGCCAACTCGCGTATCGCTGCGGTGCGCTACGCTGAGGCCTTGAGGGAGGCGATAGCAGAAGAGGTGAAGTCTCTGGCGGAGGACAATCCCCTCCAGGTGAACGCCGATGAACTGAACGCCGTGGAGGTGGCTTTGGTCATTACCTGGGGGAACAATGACGAGGCCGAGATCAAGGACGCGATGCGAAACGTGGACATCGAAAAGTCGGTGAAGCGATTCAAGATGCCCTTCGAGGCCGAAGAGAACTCTGGAGGCGAGACCCTCAATGGGCGGATCGGCATAGTGGTGGTGACAGAGATGTTGGTCACGGGCTTCGATGCGCCAGTCGAGCAGGTGCTCTACCTCGACCGCGTGATCAAGGATCATGGATTGCTTCAGGCCATCGCACGGGTGAATCGCGTGTATGACGAAGGCAAGGACTGCGGGTTTGTCGTCGATTACGTCGGAGTGGGCAACAACCTGCGCAAGGCGCTCGATGCATACGCTCAGAAGGAGCAGCAGGAAGTGATCGAGTGCCTGACGCCAGCCTCGGAATTGATCGGGGATCTCAAACAGGCCTTGGATGAGACTCTGGAGATCCTGGCCAGGAATGGCTTGTCGGACACAACCGAGACAGAGGCATTTTACGATCTATTCTACGATGAAGACATCCGCTTCGAATACCTGACGGCGTTTCGGAAGCTGACGCATGCCTTCAACAAGGCGCTGCCAAGAGCCGAGGCGCTCGACTATTTCCATACCTACCAACGCCTCGGGGCCGTGAACGAACTCGCCAGCCAGTTCTTGAAGGACGACCGGCTGAGTATGAAGGGCGTTCCGAAGAAGCTGAGGGCGATCACCGACGAGTTTCTGGAGTCCCAGGGCATCGAGCAGAAGGTCGCACCGATATCGGTGTTCGATCCTGAGTTCCAGAAACAGGCTGCACAACGCAACCGCTCCAAGACTAAAGCGGCCGAGGTGGAACACGCAGTTCGTCACCACATCGAAGTCAATTACGATGAGGATCCTGAGCTCTTCGCTTCATTCGCCCAGGAGCTGGAGCGCATCTTGCAGGAGTTCGCAGGAAATTGGGACGCCATCTGGAAAGAAATGGAGAAGCTCCGCCAAAAGCTCATGGCGAAGGAGCAGGAGGAAACTCATGGGCTGGATCGGAAGCGCGGGATGCGGATTTTCCGAATCATCAAGGCCGAGCTCTTTGGGGAAACGCCACCAGACGAGGAGCAGATCGCCAAACTGGTGAACTTGACTCAGCTGGTTTTCCAGACAGTCCAAACTGAAGTTCGACAAGCTGGTTTCTGGGGCGCGCCCGCAAAACAGGCTCGGTTAAAAGGAGAGTTACAGAAGATTCTGATAGGTGAGGATTTTGTGAATTTCGGTCCAATGTGGGACAAGAAGGCCACCATTATTTCCCGTATCATGGAGTGGGCGCGGCTAAACCACAAACTGGTGATTAGACCATGA
- a CDS encoding carbohydrate porin: MKTYLQILALSALPLSAQPTTESPYLFGDWGGLRSGLENQGITVRTHTIFDVYDDFSGAAEDGTGYFWRQRLSADFDLEKMLGWENSYISISGVHQDGKNYNRTVFGVFTNPSSMEGPQDTRLANIYFGQDLLDGALSYKVGKIDGVGEFGVQDYGSTFMNDELSYVPNIIFGAGIPWDPAQKLGAVVTYRPTNGGLYLKGGVYDSSDYDPVQYDSTGLNFDWHGPVAYGAEIGYTSAEGTEKPGFIKLGAHYNTGSFGRYLKDDADNNYLVYLNAGRTLYNLNSDGSRHVDASLSIGHAPEDRNLYKNEITAILRAVGPFNSRPNDEVGLGLIAALISDDYSKASENSGGPKSSEEYTAELTYKAAVTPWLTLQPSFQVVMNPAGNTDRSTVWIAGLRAKISY; encoded by the coding sequence ATGAAAACATACCTCCAGATACTCGCACTCTCTGCACTCCCCCTGTCCGCCCAACCCACTACTGAATCTCCCTACCTGTTTGGCGACTGGGGCGGTCTCCGTTCCGGACTCGAAAACCAAGGCATCACCGTACGTACTCACACGATCTTTGACGTCTACGACGACTTCTCCGGCGCGGCGGAAGACGGTACCGGTTACTTTTGGCGGCAACGGCTCTCCGCCGACTTCGACCTCGAAAAGATGCTGGGCTGGGAAAACAGCTATATCTCAATCAGTGGCGTCCATCAGGATGGTAAAAACTATAACCGCACGGTGTTCGGCGTCTTCACCAACCCGAGCTCCATGGAAGGACCGCAGGACACACGCCTGGCGAACATCTACTTCGGTCAGGACCTGCTCGACGGAGCACTGAGCTATAAGGTCGGTAAAATCGACGGCGTCGGCGAGTTCGGCGTCCAAGACTACGGCAGCACCTTCATGAACGATGAGCTTTCCTACGTGCCCAATATCATTTTTGGCGCAGGTATCCCCTGGGACCCGGCGCAAAAGCTTGGCGCAGTGGTCACCTACCGCCCGACCAACGGTGGACTCTACCTGAAAGGCGGCGTTTACGACAGCAGTGACTACGACCCGGTTCAATACGACAGCACCGGCCTCAATTTTGATTGGCACGGTCCGGTCGCCTATGGGGCAGAAATCGGCTACACATCCGCAGAAGGCACCGAAAAGCCGGGCTTTATCAAACTCGGCGCCCACTACAACACCGGCTCTTTCGGCCGCTATCTGAAAGACGATGCCGACAACAACTATCTCGTCTACCTCAATGCGGGTCGCACGCTCTACAATCTCAACAGTGACGGCTCACGCCATGTGGACGCATCGCTGTCCATCGGCCATGCCCCCGAAGACAGGAACCTCTACAAAAATGAAATCACCGCCATCCTCCGCGCGGTCGGTCCCTTCAATAGCCGCCCCAACGATGAAGTCGGGCTCGGCCTGATTGCCGCCCTCATCAGCGATGATTACTCGAAAGCCTCCGAAAACAGCGGCGGGCCGAAGTCCTCCGAGGAATACACCGCCGAGCTGACCTACAAGGCAGCGGTGACGCCTTGGCTCACCCTCCAGCCCAGCTTTCAAGTCGTCATGAATCCGGCCGGCAACACTGACCGTAGTACCGTGTGGATCGCCGGTCTCCGCGCCAAGATCAGCTATTAG
- a CDS encoding M48 family metallopeptidase, protein MTLKYEVVRSARKSIQITVERDRKVVVRAPKQASENSVLAAVESKRYWIWQKLRDPHKYPDPAPRKEYVTGETFLFLGQHYGLTLTHDASGEVKLCGKNFQMAVSDRTSGDTLFRNWYLAEARRRMGPRIASLATEMGVDFSRIWVRDLRYRWGSCTPRGTLSFNWRIIQAPMIVVDYLIVHELAHVLEPNHSQDFWNIVAVHVPSWQKARNWLKLHGAQLEW, encoded by the coding sequence ATGACGTTGAAATATGAGGTGGTTCGCTCTGCGCGAAAGTCCATTCAAATCACGGTCGAACGTGATCGAAAAGTTGTCGTCCGCGCTCCGAAACAGGCCAGCGAGAATTCTGTTCTAGCTGCAGTTGAAAGTAAGCGATATTGGATCTGGCAGAAGCTACGCGACCCTCACAAATATCCCGACCCAGCACCGAGAAAAGAATATGTCACCGGTGAGACATTCCTTTTTCTTGGGCAACATTATGGCCTTACTCTGACTCACGACGCTAGTGGAGAGGTGAAGTTATGTGGTAAGAACTTTCAGATGGCAGTCTCCGATAGGACTAGCGGCGACACTCTCTTCCGGAATTGGTATCTTGCTGAGGCTAGGAGAAGAATGGGACCTCGAATCGCATCGTTAGCTACAGAGATGGGCGTCGATTTCTCCCGGATCTGGGTCCGTGATCTAAGGTATCGCTGGGGATCATGCACGCCAAGAGGAACACTTTCGTTTAATTGGAGAATAATCCAAGCTCCGATGATCGTGGTGGACTACCTAATTGTTCATGAACTCGCTCATGTGCTGGAACCAAACCACTCACAAGATTTCTGGAATATTGTGGCTGTTCATGTGCCAAGTTGGCAAAAAGCCCGAAACTGGCTAAAACTGCATGGAGCTCAACTAGAGTGGTGA
- a CDS encoding LacI family DNA-binding transcriptional regulator: MSRSIKDVARLAGCSISTVSRVLSGNGYISEESRRKVEAAAKQLNYRPNRVARSLRARRSTVIGLLVSDIRMPFFAEVSSSIERTAMANGYTVLICSTEEDERKEALYLELMQEEQVAGIVFSPTCWKNKSIDFSALPPVVCVDRKMADVKLDSVLVDNADSSKRLAECLVEGGYRRVAGIFGGSNSYTTSTRVEGFKAAFAGNPSLLAKVYQSAPTEEAGAKLVRQALEEDPEVDAFFCGNALIASGAYRELRLGGRRKPSEFGFVSFDDPSWASFVEPAVTVIRQPAALIGEAATDLLLKRIEDPERQVSEMILRGELIVRESALGPR, translated from the coding sequence ATGTCCCGATCCATCAAAGATGTTGCCCGATTGGCTGGTTGTTCCATTTCGACGGTATCGAGAGTGTTATCTGGTAACGGGTATATCAGTGAGGAATCCCGCCGGAAAGTGGAAGCTGCGGCGAAGCAGTTGAATTATCGGCCAAACCGTGTCGCGCGCAGTCTGAGGGCCCGCCGGTCAACGGTGATCGGACTGCTGGTTTCTGATATACGAATGCCGTTCTTTGCGGAGGTCAGTTCGTCGATTGAGCGTACGGCGATGGCCAATGGATATACTGTTTTAATTTGTAGTACGGAGGAGGACGAGCGTAAGGAAGCGCTTTATCTGGAACTGATGCAGGAAGAGCAGGTGGCGGGAATTGTTTTTTCGCCGACCTGCTGGAAAAACAAGTCGATCGATTTCAGCGCCTTGCCCCCAGTTGTTTGTGTCGACCGCAAGATGGCGGACGTGAAGTTGGATTCCGTTTTGGTCGATAATGCGGATTCCTCCAAGCGTTTGGCTGAATGCTTGGTCGAGGGCGGCTACCGCCGTGTGGCAGGCATCTTTGGTGGGAGCAACAGCTATACCACCAGCACGCGTGTCGAGGGCTTTAAGGCGGCCTTTGCCGGGAACCCGTCACTCTTGGCCAAGGTGTATCAGTCCGCTCCGACCGAAGAGGCGGGGGCCAAGCTGGTGCGACAGGCCTTGGAGGAAGATCCGGAAGTCGATGCCTTTTTTTGTGGGAATGCCTTGATTGCCAGTGGCGCGTATCGTGAGCTTCGTCTGGGGGGGCGGCGCAAGCCCTCTGAATTCGGCTTCGTTAGCTTTGACGATCCGTCCTGGGCGAGTTTTGTGGAGCCCGCGGTCACGGTGATCCGGCAACCGGCGGCCTTGATCGGTGAAGCCGCGACCGATCTCCTGCTCAAGCGAATTGAAGACCCCGAGCGTCAGGTCAGCGAGATGATTTTGCGTGGTGAGCTGATTGTGCGCGAGTCGGCTTTGGGGCCACGCTAG